A window from Neobacillus sp. PS3-40 encodes these proteins:
- a CDS encoding pirin family protein — MLKKVDNKNMGRSNLGWLRSIFHFSFAEYYNPENINFGKLRVINDDLIDSGTGFDTHPHKNMEIISYVVDGELTHGDSMGNKNTLTRGQVQYMSAGTGVLHSEHNLGENTARFLQIWIMPDKVGYEPNYGDYRFNWDERNNQLLHMVSSKEGPAPIKINQDMNIYALELEKDKEISFSVNEGRQAYMVQIEGSSAVNNIALRARDAMEIVEEDILIKADEQSHVLILEMKKLD; from the coding sequence ATGCTGAAAAAAGTAGATAACAAAAACATGGGTAGAAGTAATTTAGGGTGGTTGAGAAGTATTTTCCATTTCTCATTTGCAGAGTACTATAATCCAGAAAATATTAATTTTGGTAAACTACGAGTGATAAACGATGATCTGATTGATTCTGGCACTGGATTTGATACACATCCACATAAAAATATGGAGATCATATCTTATGTTGTTGATGGTGAACTCACACACGGAGATAGTATGGGAAATAAAAACACGCTTACACGAGGCCAGGTTCAATATATGAGTGCCGGAACAGGAGTGCTTCATAGCGAGCATAATTTAGGTGAAAATACCGCGAGATTTTTACAAATATGGATCATGCCTGATAAGGTAGGCTATGAGCCAAATTATGGTGACTATCGATTTAATTGGGATGAACGAAACAATCAATTGCTCCACATGGTTTCAAGTAAAGAAGGCCCGGCGCCAATAAAAATAAATCAAGATATGAACATATATGCCTTAGAACTTGAAAAAGATAAGGAAATTAGCTTTTCAGTAAATGAAGGAAGACAGGCATATATGGTGCAAATTGAAGGAAGCTCAGCTGTCAATAACATTGCATTACGTGCAAGAGATGCCATGGAAATTGTTGAGGAGGATATTCTTATTAAAGCAGATGAACAATCTCATGTATTAATCTTGGAGATGAAAAAATTAGATTAA